Proteins co-encoded in one Pseudophryne corroboree isolate aPseCor3 chromosome 1, aPseCor3.hap2, whole genome shotgun sequence genomic window:
- the LOC134918777 gene encoding uncharacterized protein LOC134918777 isoform X2, with the protein MQGHGRVYKLIWNHYMKDLNKVTIGKIIICFLNGALVYLKRIKKMVNLMSKIIDQSPVPALWITVIGLSFVLTNIPCFYCTFTLLKEECEKTFFDCYVRELKVIEEELNLFGVHNRSAIINKIHHIEHNIQVAIQITESMTANCNKCEQYEEKPIEEFKKSFVTLTQKMQSNANGKK; encoded by the exons GGACTTAAACAAAGTGACTATTGGAAAAATAATCAT TTGTTTCCTCAATGGAGCATTGGTCTATCTGAAAAGAATAAAGAAAATGGTTAACCTTATGTCCAAAATTATCGACCAGTCTCCAGTTCCAGCATTATGGATCACTGTTATTGGCCTTAGTTTTGTCCTTACCAATATACCATGTTTCTACTGTACATTCACATTGCTtaag gaAGAATGTGAGAAAACATTTTTTGATTGCTATGTCCGGGAACTTAAAGTGATCGAGGAGGAATTGAACCTGTTTGGAGTACATAATAGATCAGCCATTATTAATAAAATTCATCATATAGAGCATAATATACAGGTTGCAATACAGATCACTGAGAGTATG ACTGCCAACTGTAATAAGTGTGAACAATATGAAGAAAAACCTATTGAAGAATTTAAAAAGAGCTTTGTGACACTAACTCAAAAAATGCAatcaaatgcaaatggcaaaaAATGA
- the LOC134918777 gene encoding uncharacterized protein LOC134918777 isoform X4 codes for MRHPWFRRDLNKVTIGKIIICFLNGALVYLKRIKKMVNLMSKIIDQSPVPALWITVIGLSFVLTNIPCFYCTFTLLKEECEKTFFDCYVRELKVIEEELNLFGVHNRSAIINKIHHIEHNIQVAIQITESMTANCNKCEQYEEKPIEEFKKSFVTLTQKMQSNANGKK; via the exons GGACTTAAACAAAGTGACTATTGGAAAAATAATCAT TTGTTTCCTCAATGGAGCATTGGTCTATCTGAAAAGAATAAAGAAAATGGTTAACCTTATGTCCAAAATTATCGACCAGTCTCCAGTTCCAGCATTATGGATCACTGTTATTGGCCTTAGTTTTGTCCTTACCAATATACCATGTTTCTACTGTACATTCACATTGCTtaag gaAGAATGTGAGAAAACATTTTTTGATTGCTATGTCCGGGAACTTAAAGTGATCGAGGAGGAATTGAACCTGTTTGGAGTACATAATAGATCAGCCATTATTAATAAAATTCATCATATAGAGCATAATATACAGGTTGCAATACAGATCACTGAGAGTATG ACTGCCAACTGTAATAAGTGTGAACAATATGAAGAAAAACCTATTGAAGAATTTAAAAAGAGCTTTGTGACACTAACTCAAAAAATGCAatcaaatgcaaatggcaaaaAATGA